TGGTCATTCATATATAGTATTTGGTCCTCTATTAGAAGGAGTAACAACAGTAATGTATGAAGGAGCTCTAGATTATCCAAACCCAGATAGGTGGGCATCTATAATTGAGAGATATGGTGTTACGATACTTTATACTTCACCTACAGCAATAAGGTCTTTCATGAAATTAGGAGAGGATGTATATAAAGGTAGAGATTTCTCTTCTGTGAGATTAATGCATTCTGTAGGAGAGCCAATAAACCCAGAGGCATTTAGATGGTTCTTCAGATTGGTAGGAAAAGAAAGCATACCATTTGGTAGTACTTGGTGGATGACTGAGACTGGTGGTATTATGATTAGTCACTTACCCGGTCTTTATCTAATTCCATTGAAACCAGGAACTAATGGAATGCCGTTACCGGGAATTGATGCAGATGTTGTTAATGAAAATGGTAATCCTACAAAACCTGAAGAAAGAGGATATCTAGTGATTAGAAAACCATGGCCTGGAATGCCATTAACTATTTGGGGAGATCCAGATAGATATGTTAAAGTATACTGGTCTAAATTCCCGGGTATATTTTATCCCGGCGATTTCGCTGTTAAAGATTCTGATGGATACTTCTGGATATTAGGTAGGGCTGACGAGGTAATTAAAGTAGCTGGGCATAGATTAGGAACATATGAGTTAGAGTCTGCTTTAATACATCACCCAGCCGTTGCTGAAGCAGCAGTTGTAGGAGTCCCAGATCCATTAAAAGGTGAAGTACCGGTAGCATTTGTAGTATTAAAGGTGGGACAAAAAGCAAATGAGGAGTTGAAAAAGAGCTTAAATGAATGGGTAAGAGAGCAAGTAGGACCTATAGCGTCATTAAGTAGTATTTACTTTGTATCTAAACTTCCAAAAACTAGGAGTGGTAAGATTATGAGAAGAGTAGTAAAGGCTGTTATTACTAATCAGCCAGTAGGCGATGTCACAACACTTGAAGATGAAGCTTCGGTAGAAGAAGTTAAAAAGGCATACGAAGAATTAAAGAAGGAGATATCCTAAATTATTTTTTATGGATATAAAAATTATAAAAGCTGAGAAGAAAGGAGATTTTGAAGAAATAGAGGGTTTAGTCCCAGCTAGATGTACTTTAGGTTATTATCATGTAAAAGTAACTGTAAAGGGATTTAGACTAATTGATTCTTCTTGTGAATGTGGGGAAAAATTGTGCCCTCATGCGGTTAAGCTTGAAATGGCCTTTTTTAGAAAGAGAAAGGAGTTATCTAGTTAACCAATCTTGCCACCAGAAAGTTATCATAGCATATAGGGAAGCAATATATTGCACTGCTAGTGCGATAGAACCGTATATTAGAGTTTTCAATTTATCTTCTGGAATTAAATAAATCATGGTCATTACAAAGGGTATTATAGCTATAAATCCTCCGTAATGCAAGAATAAATAAAAGATAAAGAAGTCGGAATGGTAACGGGTTGGCAGATACAATAGTAATAAGAGCTTAGTATTAATTACATTAATTGAGGAATAGATCTTAAGAATTCTAGTGAAACTCATATAAAGGAACAAGAGCGTAAATAATGGTAACAGATTGGTGTATATCATATTAAAAACGTATAATGAACCCCTTTTACTTATACTACCGTCAGCTATCTCCCTTATAAAATTAAGATAATTTGCTCTTGTCCATCTAGTTACTTGTTTCGTAAACATTTTTATGTCTCTAGGGGGTTTTGTATATGCCACTGCATCAAAGACTTTTACAGCCCTATACCCTTTTTTTATAACAAAATCGGTTAAATCTCTATCATCGGAAATTTTAATTGGTCTTCCAAACATTTTCGGCTCTAAAAACTCTTTAGATAATATATATGGTTTTACGAGTTCGGTCCTATATATTACACATTGTCCACTTAATATTATAGCACTTCCAAAATAGTTTACCGCCCTGTTTACTATCTCACTTATTCTCTCAAAGAATTCACCATAATAATATGCATATTTATTTTTCTCGTCATACATAATTCTAATATTTGGCCCTACTCCACCTACTGACTCATCAAAAACACTTAACATCTTTAGTATAGAGTCTTTATAAATAATCGTATCACTATCTAGAAACATCACTAGAGGAGATCTTACATACTTAACTCCCTCGGCTAACGCGTATCTTTTCCCCTTATGTTCACGCATATAAATAAATTTACCACCATATCTTTCCGTAATTGATTTGTATGGTTCTAGAACACTATCCCCTACAACAATAAATTCTAACCTTGTGTCATATAAAGTCCTTATCACTTTTTCAAAAATATCTATTTCCTCCTTATAAACTGGTATCACAACTGTAAGATCAGAGAGATTATAAAAACTTGAGTGTTGAGTTTTTCTATTATTACTTATTACTGCAAAAAATGAATTCAAAAAGAAATAAAGAATAGTTATAATTGTGAATGAAAGAGAATAAATGAAATATGAGACTCCGTGAAATAAGTGAAACATAATCACCACTATAATGCTCGATATCGAAATATATAACGATTTTTCCTAATTCACCATTCGAATTCTCCGTTCAAAAAGGGGTTAGTTAACTTTTCGTATCCCAAAGTTGTAAAGAAACCATGACCGGGATAAACTGTTAATCCGTCATTTAATTCCATTAACCTATTTAGACTCTTTTTTAGTAAATTTTTGTCTCCTCCTAAGTCATACCTTCCAATACTCCCGTTAAATAATGTGTCTCCCGTAAAAATTCCGTCATCAAAAATATAACAGACACTACCCATTGTATGTCCTGGTGTCTCTATCACTTTTAGTTCTTCATTCCCTATTTTTATTATAGATTTTTCATCTATGAAACCATCTGGTACTATTCCTTTAGTCCTTTCATCTCGTCTTAATAAATCTAAATCACTTCTATGTAAGAAGAATGGAACATTAAAATATTTCTTCACTTCAGTAACACCCAATACATGATCAAAATGCCCATGCGTGGCATAAATTGACTTAAGTTTTATGTTATTTGTTAAGATATAATCTATAACCTCAGATGGATTTTCTGCAACGTCTATTAATATTCCTTCATCTCCAGAAACAACTAAGTAAGTATTGGTAGAATACTCGCCTAAGATAAAACGTTTAACTATCATCATAAAAAATCTTTCTGATATCCTAAATAAGTTAACGTAAAAGTAATTAATGATTAATACTTTAGTTATATGATGAAATACACTGAGACTGCACCAAAACTTTTTATGAACACAGGAACTAGATTTCCTAGAAAAATAATCTGGGCTATGGGACTTATAAAATACGCGGCAGCGAAAGTTAATTCTGATCTTAACCAGTTAGAAAAAGAAATAGCTAAAGGTATTATGCAAGCAGCAAAAGAAGTTATGGAAGGAAAACATGATGATAAAATAGTTTTAGATGTATTTCAAACAGGCTCTGGTACTGGACTAAATATGAATATTAATGAAGTGATAGCAGAAAGGGCAACTGAAATGATTGGAAAAAAAGTTCACCCAAATGATCACGTAAATTTAGGGCAATCATCTAACGATACTGTTCCTACTGCAATAAGAATAGCAGCAACTTCAGCAGTTGAAGAACAACTTATACCAGCACTTAGTAAATTTGTTTCTATTCTTAATAGAAAAAGTGAAGAATTTAAGGATATTGTGAAATCTGGAAGGACTCATTTAAGGGACGCGTTACCAGTTACCTTAGGTCAAGAGCTTTCAGCATATGCAGACGCTTTCTACCACGATATGACCAATTTACAACAAGTACTAGAATATGTTAAGGAGCTTCCTATTGGTGGCACTGCAGTAGGTACTGGATTAAACTCACATCCAGAATTTCAACTGAGAGTTATTCAAGAGGTTAATAATGAAACTGGATTAGGCTTCAAACCAGCTAATAAGTTTAGAGGATTAAGGCTTTTAACGGACTTACTTAGTCTAAGCGGTATTATGAGAACAATTGCGGTAGATCTTTACAGACTTGGACAAGATATTAGATTAATGTTTTCTGGACCAATGACTGGTTTCAATGAAATAGATCTACCTACTCAAGAAGAAATAGCTGGAAGTAGTATTATGCCGGGTAAAACAAACCCAGTTACTGTGGAGGCAACATTATTAGTCTCAGCTCAAGTAGTAGGATTAGATCATGCCAATCAATTTGCATCAATGTTAGGCGAGTTTGAGTTAGCCATGGGCGTTCCTTTGATTGGATATAATGTGGTTACTCAAATAAACTTACTTACAGAGGCATTAAATAAATTTGGAGATTTGGTAATTAATGGTATGGTTCCTAATATAGAAAGAATGAAAAGATATGCTGAAAGCAGTCCTTCATTAGTTACCGTAATATCACCTATTATTGGTTATGATAAGGCTAGCGAAATAGGGAAGAGATTAAGCAAAGGAATGTCTATAAGAGAAGCATTAAAAGAGTTAGGCTTTAAGGATGATGAAATAGATAGAATACTAGATTTATCAAAATTAGTTAAGCCAGGTTTTCCTGCAAAATGATTACTTGTTTAGTAATTATAAAGGCTAATAATAATTTTTTATTATTTATAAGGAAAAAGAGAGGATTAGGGAAAGGTCTAATTACATTCCCTGGAGGTAAGGTTAAAGATAACGAGAAGATTGAAGAATGTGCAATAAGAGAAGTTAAAGAAGAAGTTAACATTACTATTTTTGAACCTAAGCTTGTAGGAAAAATAAAGTTTTACCTAGATGATTATGAAGCGGAAACAACCTATGTGTTTGTTACAGATAAATACAAAGGAAAACCAGAAGAAACTGATGAAGCAATACCTATTTGGCTAAATTATATACCTTATGAAGAAATGTGGGAAGATGATAAAGTATGGTTACCTCTTGTACTAGAAGGAAAGAAAATTTGCTGTGAATTTAAATTTGATAAGAACTGGCAAGAATTTAAGGGAGGATATTGTAATTTATGCGAACTTACATGATTTTTTTCTAGTAAATAAAATATTGTATATTTTATTAATGCACTCTTTAACATCATCCTTACATTCAAAAAGCTTATACCCGTTCTCTTTAGCCTTTATGATTTCTTCTTCATTAACTGTGTGGACAACTAGTACATCTATCTTTTTTATATCCTCTTTTAACTCAATTACTCCGTCTTCGTTCAAAAGAAAAAACTTTTCCTTAATCTTAACTATTGTCACCATTAAACACCTTACTTATTAACGAAATGGATATATCGTATCTATATGAGGTATTGAAATGACCTCCTTCATATTCTTCAAATTCATGCTTAACATTATACCTAAGCATTTTCTTGTGTAGTATCCTCATACCAAAGTTTATCCTAAACTCATCTTTATTACCTACATCAAGGTAAATCAGCCTTAATTTTTTCAGGTTTTCGCTGTATTTTTCTACTAGTCTTACTGGATCTTTTTCTAGCCATCTTTTCCAAACATCCTCAATTATTTCTCCAGTATCAAGATCAAATGGCAAAACAATTTCTGTCCCTTCTGGGGAATAAAATGCGGCCATGGCAATAATATTTAATGTATTAAGATCATCTTTATCCTTCTTATTTTCCTTACTCCAGTACTTTTCCAACCACTTATTAAGTCCACCTTCTCTCCTTATATGTCTAATAGCATGAGGAAAATAAGGTAAGTAAACATATTCAAAATAAGAATCTCCAGAATGATTTATTAGGCCGCGTATTATTTCTGGATATTTCATAGCTAAAACTATTGAACCGTAACCACCAGAAGACTTTCCCATTAATATTACATCCTTCTTTCCATATATATCAAAAAGATATGGGATTAATTCTTTTATAATAAAATCCTCGTACATTCCTACAGCTGTTGAATTTATGTATTGATTCCCACCTAATTTTGTAAAAAGATCTGGAAGTATAAATATTAAATTCTTGATTTTCCCTTCTTTATGTAATCTATCTAGTTTTTCATTTATAGATTCTGATAAAGGATCATAATTTAAGAGTGTAATAGAGGAAGAGAAAAATCCACTCAAATAAATTACTATTGGAGCTTGAGTTACATCTCCAACCTCTATAGAATAGACTTTTCTAACATTGGGATCTTTTAAAGGATTATCTTTTAATATATTACTCTCGATTGCAAAGCTTTTGATTAACATCTACAAAAATAGTTATATTGACAAGGAAATAATTAATTTTTGTGAGTGAATTTACTAGTTTAGCTGAAGTACTTGTTATTGCTAGCTTCTTAGGACTTTTGCTTAGAAGAATAAACGTTTCTCCAGTTATTGCTTATCTTGTATCTGGAATAATAGGAGTAGAATTAGGATTAAATTATAGTAGTTCAATATTTCAGTTTCTAACTTTTCTTGCGGTAAATTTGCTTTCATTTGAAATGGGTGTATCTGTTAATTTGGTTGATTTAAAGAAAATATTTAAGAGAGCTTTATTCATAGTTCTAACAGAATTTCTAGTCGTTACTACAGTAGTTATGCTAATTTCCCTATTCATAAGACTTAATTTCATAAGTACGATCCTTCTCGTAGTAATAGGATTTAACACCAGTACTTCAATCGCATATAAATTAGCTGAGAAAACACTTGACCAGAATGATTTAAAAATAGTACTCTCAGTTTCATCTTTAGAGGACACAGTAGCTTTTATAGTTCTTGGTGTAATTTCATCTAATTCCTTTAACCTTGTAGAAATAATAGTTTCAGCATTTATTTCTATTACTTTAGGATACCTAATATCAAAATTGTTAATAAATCCTACCATAAACTTCTCTGAAGACTCAATAATTTTATCTGGTGTAGCTTCCGTATTTCTTTTTAATATCTTAAGTCAGTTACTTAATATACCTTCTACTTTAGCATCTTTTCTCCTAGGGATAGGAACTTCTTATGCTTCTTCAGATAGTGAAAAAATTGTGAAAAGCATTAAGCCTTTAACAGATTTTACTCTAATCCTATTCTTCTTTGTTGCAGGAAGTTATATTAAAGTTTCAACTTACTTACTTTATGCTCTACCTATTTCTATAGTTTTAGTACTTACAAAATATATAGCATTTAGCACTGCATATTGGATGTCTGGCATAGAGTTCATCAGAGCATTTAGAACCGGACTTTTCATGAGCTCTCTTAGTGAATTTGGAATTGTAATTTCATTAACAGCTTTACAAGAAGGGTTACCGGTATTATCAGTTTATAATATTTCTAGCATTGTAGTAGCAATATCATCTACAATCGCAAGTATAGTAACAACTAGGAATAAGGCAATAATTTCTATTCTAAATAAAATTTACTATAAATTAAGTTTAAATAAAGTAGATAATATTGTAAGGAGAGCTTCTTCTCACCAATTAAAAATTCCAGAAATAGTAATAGTAATGGTGAGGTACATAATTACAAGTGTAACTATAACTTTTTCTGGAGCTTATATAATTTATTTATTATATACAATAAGTCCTTTCTTGATTTATGTTTCTTACATATTAATCGTAGTAATTCCAGCTATGCTTTTCACTCTCCTTGTAACTACAACAAATAACATTAGAGGGAAGTATGGAGAAGCTGAATTTATAGTAGAATTATTCTTTATAATAATTTTTATAATAAATGTCTTCGAATTTGAAATATTTTTCCTAAAGCTAATCTCATTTAACATAATAGTTTTTATACTTTCGATAGTAATAGGTAGCATAATCACTATCTTATCTTTTTCAAGAATTAGGAAACTTCTTGAAGATATTGAGAAATTATTTTAAAACATTTATCACTAATTTTATTTATTTTAATTATTTCTGGAGGTAAAATATATATACTTCCATCAATGGACGAAATCTCCATTGTTTTTCTTATGAAGTAGTAATATGAAGTTAGAGCACATATAACTGCATCTATAATATCTTTTTTACTACTAAACTCCCTCCAGTTTAGATTCAGATTCTTAAGGGAAGAAGTAGGATGAGTCTCTATCACTACTTTATTAACAAACAGTTCCTTTAGGGCTATAGCCTTATTAACTAATTCTCTCATCCATGAAGGAGGTAAAACTTTATAACCTTTTCTTATCATCTCTTTGTCAACTTCCCTAAATCCGTTAGAAGTAGATAAGGGTGCATCTATTGAAATAACTAAAGCATCCTTACATTCTTCATAAATCTCTATATTATCCATAAGCTCTTTAACACAAACAATGTTATTTTCTAATATTCCAACAGCTGAAGGTCTTTTAACAGCCAAATCGATACCACAAAATTTCAATATTTCACACCAGAGAAAATATTGTGAAACCCCCTATAATATTAATCAACTACAAGGCATATGAAAATTCCTACGGAGAAAAGGGAGTAGAAATATCTAAAAAAATAGAGAAAGTTAGCAAGGACTACGGGGTACCAATTATTATATCAGTTCCAGCAACAATGATATACAAACTCTCTCAAATTTTGGAAATACCAGTATACGCACAACATGTTGATGCATTAAGACATGGAGCGCATACTGGTGCAATATTACCAGAGATGATAAAAGATGCTGGAGCTAAGGGATCATTACTTAATCATAGCGAAAGAAAAATTAGATTAGATGAAATACATGAGGCTGTTACAAGGATAAGAGATTTAGGATTAGAGAGTGTTGTTTGTGCTGACTCTTATGAATTAGTTCATCCTCTAGCATTACTTAAACCTAACGCTATACTTATAGAACCTCCAGAATTAATCGGAAGTGGAAGAGCAGTATCTAAAGAAAAACCAGAAGTTATAACAAGAGCAGTTAACGAGATAAAAAAGGTAGAAGGAGTTTACCTAATCGCTGGAGCTGGGATTACAACAGGTGAAGATGTATATAAAGCAATTGAATTAGGAGCTGATGGTATTGGTGTTGCTAGTGCAGTAATGAAATCATCAACGCCAGAAAAAATAGTAGAAGATTTCATTATAAACGCTTTAAAAGCTATTGATAGAAAGAAATAAAATCAATAACTATATCAAAATAATTCCTATATTTCTCAAAAATTTTAATCAATATTTCTTTTCTATTTACAGATTCAGTATATTGAATAAGGTATAAAGATATCGCTATAATTAAATCGCAAAAAGAATAAAATTTTGATAAGAATTCTATTACTGAAATATTTATTTTTATTCTTCGTCTCTCAACGTAATAAGGTCTAAAACCTGAGAACAATTCTATTTCTATATTCTTAAGTTCTTCTGGTACATTATAACACAATATCGATAAGTTTAAATACAACAGAATTTTCACCGAAATATTTTCTTATAATCTCCTTTATCTTATCTATGTTTTTTACAAAAGCGTAAAGTATAGCTATTAGAAGATAAGAAGAAATAATTTCATACTCTCCACCACTTTGAACAGAAAAACTCTCGAACTTAACTGAATTTATCTTAACTGTTTTATCCTCTACGAGGGAAATGACATTATAGGGTAAGTCTGTTATAATAACGTTAACATTCTCATTTGATATACCTTCCTTAAGCAATATCTCATTAGCTATTTTAATTATACAATCTAAATCTTTACAGTTTATCATCAGGTGAACAACCCATCATCACTTTTTCAGTTAAGGTTGGTTTCCTCATTAATTACATTATTCTTATTAATCATTTTTAAGTGTTTACTTGAGATTAAACTTCTCGATAATTAAGTTAAGAGTAATTATCTTCAAATAGAATCTGAAAAAAGAGGTACCAATAAAAAAGATTTTTGACATAAAACTTTAAGGATTAAATGAGCTTTAACCAAAAAATTTAGAAATTATTGAAAATAACGACAAAACATTACAATCCTTCTCTCTTAAAACTAAAGTAGATAAACAATCTTGTAATTGCTACTAGAATTAGAGAGAAGAGAATTAATGTTGAAGCTTCAGTTACTGATGCATTAAAGTACGTTAAAAATGTATTATAGACACATACTGAGGCTACTGGAACACCATTAAATATCCACCCAGAAACATAAGGTGCAACAATGACGACTGAACCAAACTCACTTATAGCTCTAGCCATTGAAGTTAAACCAGCGGATATTATACCTCTTACTGAGGATGGTAAAATCACTCTAAAATAAGTTCTTAATTCTGAGGCTCCCAGACTTAATGCATAATATTCATAGCTTCTTGGAAGAGCTTCATAAAAGTTCTGCATTGCCCTTACATAAATAGGTGAAGAAACTATCATTAAAGCAAGTATTAAACCTAAATATGTAAAGAAGAAATTTATTCCATGAGTTTCTAGAAATCTTCCTAGAGGATTTAATGGACTATCTATAAAAAGTAAAGCTATGCCAACTACTGGATGAGGAACTGAAGCGGGAATGTCAACAATAGCCTCAATAATTGGATTTCTATGCCTAGCTAAGTAATAAGCTAAAGGAGTAAATAGAATTATGATTAACATAATGCTAATGGAGGAGGCAAAAAACGTTAACTCTATTGATCTTATTATAGCATTTCCAAAGGCATATTTCATAGAAAAATAAGGACCATAACCGTAATAAAGAACTGCAAGAATTGGGAAAATGAGGAGAAAAGCTAGAAAAAATACTAATGCCTTAAAAAGGTTAAACTGCACTGAAGTTCCCGCCATACTGTAATACACCTTGATTTAACAGATTAAGAATTTGTGATGGAACGTCGCTCTTGTTTTGATAGAATAGTAATGGGTGAGTTATTGGTGTTACCCCAAACATTGATAGTTCTTGAACGTGATCAACTATGAATTCGACAAACTCTATAGCTCCTTGTTCATTTGAGGCATTTACTGGAATAGTTATGTATAGATAAACAGGATTTCCATATATCTTCAATGTTTGACCATTAACTGTTATTTTGTAGAAGAAGAAGCTATCCCAGCTGGTCTCATTAGGATAATAACCAAAGCTTAACCATGGAGGAAGTTTTAAATATTCTAGATGTTGTGAGATCGCATAAGATACATAAGAAAACGTAAAGTCTAGTTTACCAGTTGCTAGATCTGGAACAAAGTCCGCCGTAGTAGGCGCTGATACAACATTTGGATTGTGGTTAACTAAGTTAATGAAGTAATCAAAACTATGATTAGCATAAAGATAACCAGCCATCTTTAAAATTAAATAGGCATATAAACCTTCTGGATCACTACTTGGGTTTGAAATACCTAAACTAAACTTTGTTGTTAATAAATAGAAGAAGTTATACCAGTACTGACTTTCATTAGTTTTCATAGCCATCGTATAGTTTGAGTATAACTGATTCCAATAAGGACTTTGAGTGGTATAGTTACTGTAGATTATAGCCATTTGATCAGAGATAAAAGCTATAGCCCAGCCTGGGTCTCTGTTACCTTCTAATTCAACAGCTTGAATATAAGCTACTGGTACAAAAACACTAACAGGTTGTCCTTTTGCAATCTGAGCAGCTAATCCAAATGACCCTCCTGGTACTACGTCTACTGTAATTCCAGTTTGTTGCTCAAACTGCTTAGCTAAATAGTCAAATATAGCCTTATAGGCACCAGCAACATACACAATAACTGGACCGCTTGATGATGGAGAAACAGAAGATGATGTTGTTGGTGTGGTAGTACTTGTAACTGAAGATGATGATGGATGACGAGTTAGCAACAGTACACCAACAACTGCTACTATTGCTATTATAATTATTGCTATGATTACATAAGAAGAGATTGCCTTATACACTTTGTGCCTAGACATTTGTATTTAATTAGAAATATTCCTATATTTAAATATTTTCACCAGTCCCTATATTAG
The sequence above is drawn from the Sulfurisphaera tokodaii str. 7 genome and encodes:
- the tpiA gene encoding triose-phosphate isomerase, which produces MKPPIILINYKAYENSYGEKGVEISKKIEKVSKDYGVPIIISVPATMIYKLSQILEIPVYAQHVDALRHGAHTGAILPEMIKDAGAKGSLLNHSERKIRLDEIHEAVTRIRDLGLESVVCADSYELVHPLALLKPNAILIEPPELIGSGRAVSKEKPEVITRAVNEIKKVEGVYLIAGAGITTGEDVYKAIELGADGIGVASAVMKSSTPEKIVEDFIINALKAIDRKK
- a CDS encoding glycosyltransferase family 2 protein; this encodes MIPVYKEEIDIFEKVIRTLYDTRLEFIVVGDSVLEPYKSITERYGGKFIYMREHKGKRYALAEGVKYVRSPLVMFLDSDTIIYKDSILKMLSVFDESVGGVGPNIRIMYDEKNKYAYYYGEFFERISEIVNRAVNYFGSAIILSGQCVIYRTELVKPYILSKEFLEPKMFGRPIKISDDRDLTDFVIKKGYRAVKVFDAVAYTKPPRDIKMFTKQVTRWTRANYLNFIREIADGSISKRGSLYVFNMIYTNLLPLFTLLFLYMSFTRILKIYSSINVINTKLLLLLYLPTRYHSDFFIFYLFLHYGGFIAIIPFVMTMIYLIPEDKLKTLIYGSIALAVQYIASLYAMITFWWQDWLTR
- a CDS encoding class II fumarate hydratase, translated to MKYTETAPKLFMNTGTRFPRKIIWAMGLIKYAAAKVNSDLNQLEKEIAKGIMQAAKEVMEGKHDDKIVLDVFQTGSGTGLNMNINEVIAERATEMIGKKVHPNDHVNLGQSSNDTVPTAIRIAATSAVEEQLIPALSKFVSILNRKSEEFKDIVKSGRTHLRDALPVTLGQELSAYADAFYHDMTNLQQVLEYVKELPIGGTAVGTGLNSHPEFQLRVIQEVNNETGLGFKPANKFRGLRLLTDLLSLSGIMRTIAVDLYRLGQDIRLMFSGPMTGFNEIDLPTQEEIAGSSIMPGKTNPVTVEATLLVSAQVVGLDHANQFASMLGEFELAMGVPLIGYNVVTQINLLTEALNKFGDLVINGMVPNIERMKRYAESSPSLVTVISPIIGYDKASEIGKRLSKGMSIREALKELGFKDDEIDRILDLSKLVKPGFPAK
- a CDS encoding DUF429 domain-containing protein; the protein is MKFCGIDLAVKRPSAVGILENNIVCVKELMDNIEIYEECKDALVISIDAPLSTSNGFREVDKEMIRKGYKVLPPSWMRELVNKAIALKELFVNKVVIETHPTSSLKNLNLNWREFSSKKDIIDAVICALTSYYYFIRKTMEISSIDGSIYILPPEIIKINKISDKCFKIISQYLQEVS
- a CDS encoding 8-oxo-dGTP diphosphatase encodes the protein MITCLVIIKANNNFLLFIRKKRGLGKGLITFPGGKVKDNEKIEECAIREVKEEVNITIFEPKLVGKIKFYLDDYEAETTYVFVTDKYKGKPEETDEAIPIWLNYIPYEEMWEDDKVWLPLVLEGKKICCEFKFDKNWQEFKGGYCNLCELT
- a CDS encoding MBL fold metallo-hydrolase produces the protein MIVKRFILGEYSTNTYLVVSGDEGILIDVAENPSEVIDYILTNNIKLKSIYATHGHFDHVLGVTEVKKYFNVPFFLHRSDLDLLRRDERTKGIVPDGFIDEKSIIKIGNEELKVIETPGHTMGSVCYIFDDGIFTGDTLFNGSIGRYDLGGDKNLLKKSLNRLMELNDGLTVYPGHGFFTTLGYEKLTNPFLNGEFEW
- a CDS encoding ABC transporter permease, with amino-acid sequence MAGTSVQFNLFKALVFFLAFLLIFPILAVLYYGYGPYFSMKYAFGNAIIRSIELTFFASSISIMLIIILFTPLAYYLARHRNPIIEAIVDIPASVPHPVVGIALLFIDSPLNPLGRFLETHGINFFFTYLGLILALMIVSSPIYVRAMQNFYEALPRSYEYYALSLGASELRTYFRVILPSSVRGIISAGLTSMARAISEFGSVVIVAPYVSGWIFNGVPVASVCVYNTFLTYFNASVTEASTLILFSLILVAITRLFIYFSFKREGL
- a CDS encoding cation:proton antiporter, whose amino-acid sequence is MSEFTSLAEVLVIASFLGLLLRRINVSPVIAYLVSGIIGVELGLNYSSSIFQFLTFLAVNLLSFEMGVSVNLVDLKKIFKRALFIVLTEFLVVTTVVMLISLFIRLNFISTILLVVIGFNTSTSIAYKLAEKTLDQNDLKIVLSVSSLEDTVAFIVLGVISSNSFNLVEIIVSAFISITLGYLISKLLINPTINFSEDSIILSGVASVFLFNILSQLLNIPSTLASFLLGIGTSYASSDSEKIVKSIKPLTDFTLILFFFVAGSYIKVSTYLLYALPISIVLVLTKYIAFSTAYWMSGIEFIRAFRTGLFMSSLSEFGIVISLTALQEGLPVLSVYNISSIVVAISSTIASIVTTRNKAIISILNKIYYKLSLNKVDNIVRRASSHQLKIPEIVIVMVRYIITSVTITFSGAYIIYLLYTISPFLIYVSYILIVVIPAMLFTLLVTTTNNIRGKYGEAEFIVELFFIIIFIINVFEFEIFFLKLISFNIIVFILSIVIGSIITILSFSRIRKLLEDIEKLF
- the acs gene encoding acetate--CoA ligase; its protein translation is MSVNWSLPFEEKIIPSKYQSKVISPSIYKELHKIATENYKEFWASIASQLEWFKPWEKVLDDSNPPFYKWFVSGEINASYLAVDRHAKSWRKNKVAIIWEGEPAEGDKPKEVRYITYGELYREVNRVAYILKEVYGLKKGDAISLYLPMIPELPIFMLAAARLGIIFSVVFSGFSAQALADRINDARAKLLVTADGGWRRGKIVPLKDIADKALENTSTVEKVLVVKRTNNNITMKEGRDEFFDNVYKQVPLNAYVEPERTKSEDPLFILYTSGTTGKPKGIVHDTGGYLTILHATMNWVFDIKDSDIMWTTADIGWITGHSYIVFGPLLEGVTTVMYEGALDYPNPDRWASIIERYGVTILYTSPTAIRSFMKLGEDVYKGRDFSSVRLMHSVGEPINPEAFRWFFRLVGKESIPFGSTWWMTETGGIMISHLPGLYLIPLKPGTNGMPLPGIDADVVNENGNPTKPEERGYLVIRKPWPGMPLTIWGDPDRYVKVYWSKFPGIFYPGDFAVKDSDGYFWILGRADEVIKVAGHRLGTYELESALIHHPAVAEAAVVGVPDPLKGEVPVAFVVLKVGQKANEELKKSLNEWVREQVGPIASLSSIYFVSKLPKTRSGKIMRRVVKAVITNQPVGDVTTLEDEASVEEVKKAYEELKKEIS
- a CDS encoding alpha/beta hydrolase-fold protein codes for the protein MLIKSFAIESNILKDNPLKDPNVRKVYSIEVGDVTQAPIVIYLSGFFSSSITLLNYDPLSESINEKLDRLHKEGKIKNLIFILPDLFTKLGGNQYINSTAVGMYEDFIIKELIPYLFDIYGKKDVILMGKSSGGYGSIVLAMKYPEIIRGLINHSGDSYFEYVYLPYFPHAIRHIRREGGLNKWLEKYWSKENKKDKDDLNTLNIIAMAAFYSPEGTEIVLPFDLDTGEIIEDVWKRWLEKDPVRLVEKYSENLKKLRLIYLDVGNKDEFRINFGMRILHKKMLRYNVKHEFEEYEGGHFNTSYRYDISISLISKVFNGDNS